Below is a window of Vibrio sp. SS-MA-C1-2 DNA.
GGTGATCTTATTTTGCAGATTGTTGCACTAAATATGCCAACCATGGCACTTTTGATGCTGCCTCTCAGTATTTATATTGGTATTTTACTGACTTTTGGCCGTTTATACGCTGAAAGTGAAATTACCGTGATGAATGCAACTGGGATGGGAAATACCATCTTAATTCGTGCTGCCTTCTTTTTAGCGGTTATTACCGGTGGTATTGCAGCTGTAAACTCTTTTTGGTTAGCGCCTGTTAGTCAAGAAAAAACAACTCAAGTACTTGAAGCAGTTAAAGCTGATAGTGGGTTAGAGTTACTCGTCAAAGGGCAATTTCAATCAGCACCTAATGGCCAAGCAGTCGTTTTTGTCCAAGATATTGAAAATAAAGGGAGAGATTTAAACAACATTTTTGTTGCTCAACCAATGCTTTCTGCATCGGCAAGACCGAGTGTTCTGTTATCAAAAACAGGTACGGTGACTGAATCTCCTGATGGTCGTCAGGTTTTGAATTTAAAAGATGGTACTCGTTATGAGGGAACACCGACTCAACAAGATATGATGATCACCAATTTTAGTGATTATGAAGCTTTGATTGGCCAGCGAGAAATTCAAGAAAAGAAAAGAAAATGGCGAGCACATTCGACGATGGATCTTTTAGCTAGTGACGATCTTTCGGCGAAAGCGGAATTTCAATGGCGTGCCTCTCTAGTTTTGTGTATTCCATTATTAACGATGATCGTTGTACCACTATCATCGGTTAACCCAAGACAAGGGCGATTTGCTAAATTAATGCCAGCTATCTTCCTTTATTTGCTTTACTTCTTGGCGATTAGTGCAGGGAAATCGGCTATCGAAGATGGTGGTTTACCGCCAGAGATAGGTTTATGGAGTATAAACCTCTTACTCTTCTTTATTGCAATAGGGATAAACAGTTGGGACAGTATGCCGATCCGCAAATTAAAAGCATCAATAAGAGGGCGTAAATAGTGTTTAAGATATTTGATCTCTATATTGGGCGAACGATTATTGCGACCAGTGCATTGACTCTCTCTATGCTGGTTGGGCTTTCGGCAATCATTAAATATGTTGAACAGCTTCGCAAGGTCGGGGATGGTGTTTATGATCTTTGGACGGCATTCTTATATGTGTTACTGAGTATTCCTCGTGATATTGAAATGTTCTTTCCTATGGCTGTGTTACTAGGGGCGTTGATTGGATTAGGAATGTTAGCTTCAAGTTCAGAGCTGGTGGTGATGCAAGCTGCCGGCTATTCTAAATTAGATATTGGTGTTTCAGTTTTAAAAACAGCAATACCTTTAATCTTGATTGTTATGGCACTGGGTCAGTGGGGATCGCCGATTACTCAACAATTAGCGAGAGAGATGCGCGCTGTCGCGATTTCAGGCGGAAACTTGATGGCAGTGCAGCGAGGGGTTTGGGCTAAAGATGATAATAATTATATTTATTTAGGGCGAGTCTCAAATGACGGTGATATCAATGCTGTTAATGTATGGCAGTTTAATGATCAATCTAAGCTTGAGACTTATACCTTTGCTAAAAGTGCTAAATATAATCAAGAGAGTGGTTGGACGCTAAAAGGTGTGACAGTCACTCATGTCAATGAGAGTAAAATAGGTAAAGAGACTTACAAGGATCATCATTGGGATACAACATTAACGCCAAGTAAGTTGGCTGTTGTGACCGTTAAGCCTGAAGAGCTCTCGTTAAGTGGTTCTTATGATTATGTTCAATATCTTAAAGAGTCAAAACAAGATCCAAGTCGGTATGAGTTAGCATTTTGGCGTAAAGCATTACAGCCTGTCAGTATCGGCGTTATGATGTTACTGGCTCTCTCATTTGTTTTCGGCCCATTACGAAGCGTCACTATGGGAGCGAGGGTTTTATCCGGTGTTGTGTTTGGTTTTGCTTTCTATATCTCAAATGAAGTCTTGGGGCCCATGAGTTTAGTTTATAATCTTCCCCCATCGTTGGTGCTATTGGACCTAGCTTGATCTTTTTAATGATTACGCTTTATCTATTAAATAGAAAGCTGTAAATAGGAAACTATCAATAGATAAAATAAAAGCCGCCTTATCACTATTTGAACAGTGATAAGGCGGCTTTTTTATTGAGAATGATTTATAGCGTTATTTATTTTACCGAAGGCATTACAATCATTTGCGTTCCAGAGATAAAATCTTGGAATGCATCATTCTTGCCATCAAACGGGACTAATAAATTACCTAAACCAAATGCAGCAGAGGCTAGACGAATAATTCCCTGCATAACGGTAATGGTCGATCCGTCATGTGAGACGACTTTTAATCGCCATGCTCGCATTCCTAATGTTTGTCCACCTTTACACCAAAAATAGAGATAAAAGCCAATATAGATAGCCAGTAGATAAAGCTGATAAAAAATACCCGTTGGAGAGAAGACAATATAGTCTGCAATATCTTGATAACCCGAGATATCAATGACATTAAAGTGAGCTAATCCCGCAATGACACCAACACCTAGACCGCCGGCAAACATTAATATAGCAACGACGACTAATGTGTCATAAATCATTGCTCCAATACGGCGGAAAAATCCGGCATTGAGAGGTTTTTTCTTAACTTCAGTCTCTTTTGGCTGGACTTTTTGTTGATTCTTTCTCGGTTTTCCCATGAGTCACTCTTTATTATTCCCTAAAACAGTATTGAGGGAAGTTTACCAGTTCATGACGAAATAAAGGAGCGAAAGTCACCCCTAAAAGTGTAAGAGTGTTAATCAGGCAGCGGTTTTTGTCAGCTAAAGTCATTGCATTACTTACCTTGAGATTAAAAAAACAACACTTAACAAGTTGAATTAAATAAATAGTTGCACTGATCACGAACATCCGTATAATAAGCCAAATCTGCCCGAGTGGTGAAATTGGTATACACGAC
It encodes the following:
- the lptF gene encoding LPS export ABC transporter permease LptF: MIIIRYLIKETLKSQFAVLFVLFLIFISQKFIRELANATDGKIPGDLILQIVALNMPTMALLMLPLSIYIGILLTFGRLYAESEITVMNATGMGNTILIRAAFFLAVITGGIAAVNSFWLAPVSQEKTTQVLEAVKADSGLELLVKGQFQSAPNGQAVVFVQDIENKGRDLNNIFVAQPMLSASARPSVLLSKTGTVTESPDGRQVLNLKDGTRYEGTPTQQDMMITNFSDYEALIGQREIQEKKRKWRAHSTMDLLASDDLSAKAEFQWRASLVLCIPLLTMIVVPLSSVNPRQGRFAKLMPAIFLYLLYFLAISAGKSAIEDGGLPPEIGLWSINLLLFFIAIGINSWDSMPIRKLKASIRGRK
- a CDS encoding RDD family protein; translated protein: MGKPRKNQQKVQPKETEVKKKPLNAGFFRRIGAMIYDTLVVVAILMFAGGLGVGVIAGLAHFNVIDISGYQDIADYIVFSPTGIFYQLYLLAIYIGFYLYFWCKGGQTLGMRAWRLKVVSHDGSTITVMQGIIRLASAAFGLGNLLVPFDGKNDAFQDFISGTQMIVMPSVK